Sequence from the Actinomycetes bacterium genome:
CGGCGGCTCGCGAGGCCCCGGCGGCTCACGAGGCCACGGCGCCACACGAGGCCACGTCGGCTGAAGTGCGCGAGGCCCGCCGCCGGGTTCTCGGGTGGTAGCGTTGCGCCATGTCCATCGACGCCCTCACCTCAGCCGAGATCTCGCTCCCGACCCGGCCCGACGCGGCCCGCGTGCGTGACCGCATCGCCGTCCTGGCCGCCAACGTCGACCTGGTCGGGCTCACCGACAACCACGCCGGACAGCCCCGGATGTCGCCGCTGGCCGCGGTCGCGCTCGCCCGCGAGCAGGGCGTGGCCACCGTCGTGCACGTGTCCTGCCGGGACCGCAACCGCCTCGCCCTGCAGTCGCAGGTCGTCGGCGCCGCCGCCCTCGGCTCCGAGGGCGTGCTGTGCCTGTACGGTGACCCGGTGGCCGGCGTGCCCCGGGTCAAGGACTACACCACCACCAGGCTGCTCACCGACGCCAAGGCGTGGGCCGCCCCCCACGACCTGGCCGTCGGCTGCGTGACCGACCCGTTCGGGGCCGACACCGAGGGCGAGCTGGCCCTGCTCGGCCGGAAGGTGGCGGCCGGGGCCGACTTCGTCCAGACCCAGATGGTCTTCGACGCCAACCGGCTGGCCGTGTTCCTCCGGCAGGCACGGGAGAGTGGCAAGCTCGAGGACCGCCGGGTGTACGCAAGCGTCGCCGTGCTGCGCAGCAGGCGCATGGCCGACTACGTCAACCAGACGCTCCCTGGCTTCTCCCTGCCTGAGCACGCGTACCGGCGGATCTCGGGCGGAGGCGGGGTCGACCTCGCCATCGAGACGGCCGTGGAACTGGCCGGGGTGGCCGGAGTCGACGCCCTGCACGTCATGCCGCTCGGCGACGAGGCCGCGGCCGGCCGGGTGGCGGCCGCCTTCCGGGCCGCCCGTGGCGCCCCGGTGCAGCGCGACCGGCGCGGGCCGGGCTGAGCCGCCGCCACCCGGCCGGACCCGGTTCCAGCGGCCGGGCGGGGTGGCCGCCTCGCGGGCCCGGGAGCGTTTCCCTGGGGCCTGTTGACGCCGTACTGGACAAGGCGCATGCTCCGCCTCGCCAGCCTGTGACTTTGCCATCGATGGCCGTCGAGGATCCCCGGTCCCGGCGGCCGTTCGCGTCTGGACGTCCGGGCGTCCAGAAGGGAGCCGGCATGACGACACCGCGCCGCTGGAAGGCTGGCGACCGGGTGATCCTCGACGGCGCATCCGGCGACCTGGCCCGGCTCCAGGGCGTGCGCGCGACCGTGGTGTCCGCCGGCGAGAGCGTCGCCCGCATCCGCTTCGACTCGGCGAAGCTGCTCGGCGGGCAGCTCCGGCACGAGATCGAGGTGGCGGCCGAGTGGCTCCTGCAGGAGCCCCCGCCTGTGGCCGACGCGGTCTAGCGGGTTGCTGCGTTGCCAGCGAAGTCCATCAGGCACGCCGTGGAAGACCTGCTGGTCAGGGCGCCTGCACGCTGCGGCGCGGAGCGGGAGTGGGTGGGGACCGGTTTGCGAGCGTCGGTACCGGCCGGTCAATGCTCCGACCTGCGG
This genomic interval carries:
- a CDS encoding methylenetetrahydrofolate reductase codes for the protein MSIDALTSAEISLPTRPDAARVRDRIAVLAANVDLVGLTDNHAGQPRMSPLAAVALAREQGVATVVHVSCRDRNRLALQSQVVGAAALGSEGVLCLYGDPVAGVPRVKDYTTTRLLTDAKAWAAPHDLAVGCVTDPFGADTEGELALLGRKVAAGADFVQTQMVFDANRLAVFLRQARESGKLEDRRVYASVAVLRSRRMADYVNQTLPGFSLPEHAYRRISGGGGVDLAIETAVELAGVAGVDALHVMPLGDEAAAGRVAAAFRAARGAPVQRDRRGPG